The DNA region taaaataacccAATTCTGACGAATTTACTGTTTCATATACATAATCAGTTAGGCAAGGTAagcaaaaataacaatgaaagAAAGTCCGACCAAATACTATTCCattcaatgtttgtttataaacTACAAGGTCACATCATGAATCTGAAGAATCGTTTACAGAATTGTACTGAGAAACAAACCGACAAGTGTAACACAGGCGGACGATCGTAGAAGTGTTACATATAATGTAGAACAAACTGCACGCCAATGCGTAAATTTCGAGGAATTAGACGTAATTTTGACGATCCAGAATAAAACATTTGAATACACAATAGGTACAACCCTATTCGTCGCTACCAAGCCACCATTTCCTCCGAAGCCGTACCCGAAAACACTCGCATCCCCCAAGCAACTGTTCCAATAGAACGAACGCAAGGAAATCGGGTGTGTGGAGCTGTCTGCTTACGGATGTATATATAGTACCTAGCACTGAAACAGGAAACCAGTTCAAATGGTCGTAGTGAGTGGTGAACACCACTAGTGCAGTACGAACAATGGATCGCTATCTACTGTCATGCTTGTTGCTCGTGTGTATGGTGCTGGGTGAGTGCAGTGATACAAGATTCCGTCGGTCGTCGAGATGATttagttgtgtttttctcacTTTTACCTTCACAGCCTACCCTTCGGAGATAGCGGCTCAAAGTAAGTGATTTTCTATCAGTTTTATACGCTTGCCCTCCCCAAAATCGGACAAAACTCTGTGTGCTCACTGAACGTGTGCTATTTTCCTTTTCGCAGGGTCACGCGTCTGTTTCGCTCAGTCTGGCGACTACACCACTGCCACATCGATAGGCTTCTGCTCGCATGCAGTCTACATTGCACTGAACCCGACCTCTAAAGCCTTTGTGGGGATACTAAACCCTGCCAACGATGCAGATGATCTGCTAGGTCAGTGTTAAAGTTTCTGTATTTCTGGGTCGAATTTGGTAATGCTAGATGCCATATGGGTTTTAATGGTCGTGCATTTCATTTCAGGCGGTATCAGAAAGTTCGCTAATCTCAAAAAGACATACCCCTACGTGGACTTGTACATGGGCGTGTTGGGAAGTATTTCTGCGGGAAACATTCTGTGGCTGAATCAGCAAGCATCGCGTAAAACGTTTATCGATCTGCTTATTACAAAGATGGCATCGTATCCTGAAATGAGCGGCGTCTACTTGGATTTCGATGGGCTCACCAATTTGTACCAGGCGAGTACTGACACGTAGATGTCACTATCGGTGCAGCTCCTGGCTACAATGGCTTCCATTCTTTTCATTCATAGAATTGGTATGCTCTGTTCGTTGCTGAGTTAAATACGGCTCTTACCGCTAAGAACCTGAAGCTTATTACCGCCTTACCGTGGGATGCAAGTGCGAGTGGCGATATTTACTACAGCTCAACCCTCTCCACTCTGCCGTTCAACGTGATCAAAACGCACGAGGAAATGTACTCAGCGGTCGCTACCACTACCACGCGCCCGATCAGCCCGCTGTTTTCACTGGCCGCACCGTTTAAcgacgaaacgaaaacaatcgtAAGTAGTGGTTTGTGCAGCATTGAGATGAATGATACGTGTTTGTGAAGTGAGACCGTTAAACGTGTGCCATTTCTGTGGTTTTCAGTATAACAATGTGTTTCGGTGGGTGTTGAAGGGATTTTTGACAACCCAGCTCGTTGTTAGCTTGCCTATGTACAGTTTGAAATTTACTACATCAGGTGGATCACAATTTGGTTCTGCTATGACCGCTGTTACAAAGGATACATATTGTAACGTAAGTATACATATACGTTAATACAATATACTTCGTTAGCCAGTGAAGTTGGGTTTTTCCAATGCTTCTTTCATCTCATTTTTCGTGTGTGAAACTCTAGGCTTTGTTATTTGGATCGAAAAATACTCTTGGAGCGCCCCAAGCCGGGGAAGGCTTTGCCTACAGCACATCCACGTTTTACACTTACAACACTCCCGCATCTCTTGTCGATAAGCTACAGTTTGTTATAGCAACCAACATGGGCGGTGTAGGCGTATATTCGCTAGATCAAGCTGGTAGCCAAAATGCTGAAATGCTTCGTCAGGTGACAAGCGTTCTAGCACCAACACCACCCGCCTCAGTATCATACCCTCCAGTAGGAGATGCGATGTGTGGTGTTCCGGTTACGTTTCCAGCACCGCTAACAACGACAACAGTTGCAACGACTACTGCTGCAGTCACCACTACTGCTGCAGCCACCACTACTGCTGCAGCCACCACTACTGCTGCAGCCACCACTACTGCTGCAGCCACCACTACTGCTGCAGCCACCACTACTGCTGCAGCCACCACTACTGCTGCAGCCACCActactgctgcagctgcaagtaccactgctgctgcaggaagtaccactgctgcaggaggaagtaccactgctgctggaggtAGTACCACTGCTACAGGAGGAAGCACAACTGCTGCTGGCGGTAGTACCACTGTTGCTGGCGGTAGTaccactgctgctggcggtagtaccactgctgctggcggtagtaccactgctgctggaggaagcacaactgctgctggcggtagtactactgctgctggaggtagtaccactgctgctggaggaagCACCACTGTTGCAGGAGGAAGCACAACTGTTGCAGGAGGAAGTACAACTGCTGCAGGAGGAAGCAcaactgctgctggaggaagTACTATTGCTGCTGGAGGAAGTACTACTGCTGCAGGAGGAAGCACAACTGCTGCAGGAGGAAGCACAACTGCTGCTGGCGGTAGTACCACTGCTGCAGGAGGTAGTaccactgctgctggaggaagTACTACTGCTGCAGGAGGAAGCAcaactgctgctggaggtAGTACCACTGCTGCAGGAGGAAGCACAACTGCTGCAGGAGGAAGCAtaactgctgctggaggaagcacaactgctgctggaggaagCACAACAGCTGCAGGAGGTAGTACTACTGCTGCAGGAGGAAGTACAACTGCTGCAGGAGGTAGTaccactgctgctggcggTAGTACCACTGCAGCTGGAGGAAGTACTACTGTTGCAGGAGGAAGCAcaactgctgctggaggtAGTACCACTGCTGCAGGAGGAAGCACAACTGCTGCAGGAGGAAGCACAACTGCTGCAGGAGGTAGTACCACTGCTGCAGGAGGTAGTACTACTACTGCAGGAGGAAGTACAACTGCTGCAGGAGGTAGTaccactgctgctggcggTAGTACCACTGCAGCTGGAGGAAGCACAACTGCTGCAGGAGGAAGCACAACTGCTGCAGGAGGAagtacaacagcagcaggaggtaGTACAACTGCTGCAGGAGGTAGTACCACTGCGGCAGGAGGAAGTACCACTGCTGCAGGAGGAAGTACTACTGCTGCAGGAGGAAGCAcaactgctgctggaggtAGTACCACTGCTGCAGGAGGAAGTaccactgctgctggaggtAGTACTACTGCTGCGGGAGGAAGTACCACTGCTGCAGGAGGAAGCACAACTGTTGCTGGAGGAAGTACTACTGGTGCAGGAGGTAGTaccactgctgctggcggTAGTACCACTGCAGCTGGAGGAAGCACAACTGCTGCAGGAGGAAGTAGCACTGCTGCAGGAGGAAGTACCACTGCTGCAGGAGGAAGTACAACTGCTGCAGGAGGTAGTACCACTGCTGCAGGAGGAAGTACCACTGCTGCAGGAGGAAGTACCACTGCTGCAGGAGGTAGTACAACAGCTGCTGGTGGTAGCaccactgctgctggaggaagCACTACTCCATCAAACTCAGCATCGTCAACTACGCCATCAACCGGTGCATCATCAACCACGCCTTCCACGGCAGGTACAACGATCGCTGCATCGCCTGCTACCTGCAATATTACGGTGAAGGAAGATTACGGAACTCTGGTCGCGGAATACTGTACGAACTTAAAGGCGATTGCATCGTACATGCAAGGAGCTACCTGTGGTGTAGTGGCTTAACTCAAACCGTTCTACCAGTGAGTTGAAGCAATGGTTTTAGAGAGTTAGGTCTGGCGGAAACGACCAGCTTTGATAGATCGTGGCTTCTTGTTGTGTGTAAACAACTTTTAGGTGGTGTTCATACCTAAGTGGAATGCCGCAGGTGGCAGAAGCCAGTGTTGGGATTTGTTGAGGGTATTATGTtctaagtaaaataaattcaattaatcTAATTTCCGCATTTTCCGTATCAGTTGAGACATGCTTGCCATACTTTGCAAAAAAAGCGGTAATGCTACTACTAAGGTATTACAATATGAAAGGTTACTTATCTATGCGCCACAGTCCCCTCTGGAACAGTATTGCGTAGCCGGACGGACGACTTAGCTTACCtagaaggagaagaaagcaTACAATCAATTAAGCAACCGCTGATAGCAAACATTTGGTTTCGGTTTGGTTTCGGTGTTTAGTAACGGGCAGGAAGCAGCAGAAGGCCATCTAGTGTATTATGCCCCACCGCCCCCAACCCGATCAGGCAGGCGAGTAGGGCGGGAGAACTTTTGTCGATTTGTGAAACGGGGCGGAATACAATAACAAAGGTGGATGGAGCAGGCgggggcaaacaaaaaaaaaaagcgcaaacCACCCGGGGAATGAGAAATGGTGCCAAATCGTACAGGAAGGATGCGGATGCGGCAGCGTAAGCACTGCtaaacggtggtggtggtacactGTTAGGCTTCTTACCTGCAACGCCTTCCTGCACTTTAGCCGAGAAGATTTTTCACAGTAAGCAAATGACATAAAAGGATGATTGATCTGCAAAATACAGTGATGAAATGATACGTGAAAATGAACGATGGAACCTGCGAATGGGGCGAAGGATTGTGAAGGGCAGTAGAACCGAAGCCATCGGGAATAGTAGTAGGGTGGTAGAGCGTCCACGGTTAGCTGCTACGGCAGAGTGCCGCTAGCAAAGAATAGAATAATGGAATAATTGCAGTAAAATTGAAATGCTCCAGAATGTACCAGGCGCCCACCGGCGAAAACCGTAATACACGGCCACACGTAGAAGGGAAGAcgggagagagacagagatagaaaagagatagagagatagagagatagaggcagagagatatatatatatatatatatatatatatatatatatatatatatatatatatatatatatatatatatatatatatatatatatatatatatatatatatatatatatatatatatatatatatatatatatatatatatatatatatatatatatatagagagagagagagagagagagagagagagagagagaaagaataaatagaaaacaagAGGTGGTAACGCAAGGTGACGATGGTCAACCCGTTGCGCGTTGGTAATGTGCGTGCCGCGCGtcgaagaaaacgaaaaagaaagaaaatgaaatcgTGTGAAAATAGGTCAATAACATAAGCGACACAGTGCAGTCCCAGACCCAGACCCAACAATGGGGCAGAgaagacacacgcacacacacacaaacacagggaCCACGAAGACGCGCAAAAACGATGCGCGAAGATGAAGATGCCCCCTCTCCCGTTCCCATACCCCTATCAGGACGTCGCACAAAAAAGGGTCTGCGCTTTGCCGCTTTGCCACGTTTGCCCCGGGGCGTCGAAATTATCGGCCGGTCGAAAGCGACACAACCTGCCCTACTGGccctcacaaaaaaaaataaaaaatagaaacggAGGGGATGGGCTACAGAATGTCGTTTTTATTTCGCCGCTTTTTACGGCCCTCCCCGGAGAAAGCTGCTCCTAGCGGGGAGGGAACGGGGAGATTTCGCGACTTTCCCAATATGTGTGCAGGGAATGAGAAAAGGAGGTGGGGGAAGGGGGTAGGGAAGATAAGCCGAATGCAGAAAAGGAAGCTGTCGGAGCGCCAAAAATGGTCTGTATTTTGGGGTTTTGCGCGtgcatgtgtctgtgtgtgtggccacTGGTGGCTAATTGGCCATACACTTGACTAGGAGGGATAGGGTAAGGTAGGGGAAGgcggggcaaaatggcacTGTTAAGGTTTTTGCTCTGTATCCCATTGTGAGATCACTTGTCACTGATGTTTGACGGCAATCGATGCTTTAACAGCTTAtttatcaaatcaaattaGGAGTTGACATACTACCAACAAATATGAATATCTAATATGAAACTCAAAAATGAACATCAAAAATCGTAAAAATGTATTGTGCTGGTTAAAATGGTCTTGCTAAGGGTCCAAAAGGTCATATAccaaatgtcaaaacaaaccgAACCAAAAGGTGCAAAATGGATCATAAGATTGCACTTAAGGCATTGGATTAGGCTCTGTCATCTTGGTAGAATTCTAGGTAATGTATTCTAGGTAGAATTCTATCTAGGTAAGGGTAAAGATTACAAAACTTAATCTCAATTTCAGTGTTTCGTTAAAAGAAGTAATTAATTGCTggaatttttaataattcacCTGTTGCCAGTAATTTTTCTTGTCGATAGAGCATACAAATACCACAGTTTTGTTtatgtaaaacaaatatattgtAGCGACTTTAGCTTACACCACAGCCTCATCATTTTGATCCTGTCAATTTTGCCCTAAGCGAAAGATTTTACCgatttgaactttaaaaactatacattaaattacattttactCGTAAATCATAGTTAAATGTCACGTTACTCGATACTTTTTCATCTCTAGTTATTttctaaaatttcaaaaaagcttttttttgaaACGGTCATTGTTCTGACCAAatatttcttaaattattcttttttttaaacaaaattcgGTAATTAAACGTTCATGGTTTGATTGAAACAttgtatttgatgtttttcaatCATTCAGGATTATTCTATTCTTACAATCGAGATATCTCGACATCGAGATAAATATTGCTAAGGGAAAACGGTTTACATTGAAACTAAACTATCCCGCCCCTAATAACGGTTTGGAGGTTTCTATAGTAATATGTCAAGTAGTCCATGTAAGCACTTTTGGATTCTAAAGTCGATTTAAGCCAGCAATTCTCGACATCAAAATCCTAGCGGGAAATGAATCGAAAGCGATATTTTGGCAGATTTTAAGTAAACTCGTGCAGTTCTCTGGAAAATTGAGTACTGGTAATTTTAAGATCAATCTaatgaaattattgaaatgccaaaaacaaaaaaaaacttggtgaaccaaaattgaaaaaaaggatatttaaaaaaatgataagaATAGATTATTTAATTCAAATAGCCAGTAAGaaatttgttacatttttgctTAAGTTCAAATCCTatgagagttttttttaaatcatcttCCATAATTGGGTTCGGCGATTTGATGCCAACTGCGATTTCGGACCGAAATTCCGACTGATTTTCCCTAAAAGAGCAATCCAATTTCAAATAGAATCCAGAATCCAATTTCCAATAGAATCCAATAGAAGCAATCGAGTCCAATAGAATAAGCCTGATTAACTATCATTTTGAATGTGTTAAGTTGCCAATAATGAAAGTAACGATTTCGCCCCACCTAACCATTTTGCTCCGTGTTCCCCTACACGTGCGTAAGGATGGCGCTTGTCAAAAGGCGTTCGCTGCTCGCAGCCGTTTATCAACGTGGGTGGTTTTTGGGTCGTTgtacaaccacaaaaaaatgaGATGAAGAgttcaaataagagaaaaATAGAGATGAAGATGATGGGTTGGTACTGCCGCCAGATGCCACACTTGCCACATTACCTCCACGAGCTACATCTGTTACCAGTTCGGAACGATCTGCCAGTAGAACCATCCGAGACAAGAGATTTCTCCTTGTTAGTGGTCGGGTGCTAATTGTCTCGTTCCATGTGCATCTGCCGGTATTGCAACGGCCTCATCATGTAGCAGTTTAAACAGGGATTGCAGTTAAAACTACGCGTGCGCTTCTTACCCGGTATCCATCCATCGCCACTCCATCCTGTCCCCAATCAGTTGAATCAGAAGTACGAGAGCCCAAACGACTTCCCGACCGAATGCCCCAAAAGCAACCCAAAACGCTTTCTCTTCGCCCGGGACACCAATGATTTAGTAGctatcgcgcgcgcgcgagaagAACCCTTCCAATGGTCGGGATATGAACTGCTGTTAATTTACATACCATCACTCACTCTATTAGCGGTTCATAAACCTCTTGCCCATTTGACCGTTTCCGGTCccgtgcggctgctgctgctcggtgctGTTCGGATGGTTGGGActgtaaataaaacaacagcaTCCATCCCTTTTTTTGAGGTCACCGCATCGTTCGCGTATCGGGAATCAATCGAAATCCCGCCCCGATACAACTTCGACCCATGTCACTGGGCCACTTCCCCATTCCGCTAGGAGACGTCTCGAGAATGCCGTTCCCAAAACACCGCCCCAAAACAACCCAATCCCAGGAAACAGTCCCCAACACACACCCAAAGCAGCTTCATCGACAGGTTCGACAGGCGCGCTCCTTACCCCCTCGGGGCAACCTTGGGCATCAGCAACGCCAGACCAAACAGagcaacgaaacaaaaaaaatcgggCCATGCGCGCACGTACAATTCGGCACATTTGATAGCTTGGGGCACTAAAGCCCCGCCACCACCCAGAAATGAAGAGAGGGAGGGCACAAAAAATACACCGGGAGAAGCTAGATAACGCGGGCGAAAGCTATCATTCGGCCATGCCCCAATGATCGCTAGGGCAAGCACAGCGCGcacatgtgcgtgtgtgtgtgtgatgggtcGAGCGGcattttcttcatcttttcctttccaaccggcggcgacggcggccgctgccgcttctgctgctgctgctgctgtgtccgCTTGTTGTGTTGTCCGTCCGTCATATCGCTTTCCCCTTAAAGCTTGTCAACCGAGCCCGGGCTCCAAGTGTGGGCCAACGCGACTAACCGGGCCACCGACATAGCATCATAAACCGTCCGCCCCGGTCACCTGGTGCTGGTGCCTACCGCTCTCGCACTTTCTCGCGGGCCCGGTCGGTAGGCTGCTTGCACGACGGGAAGGGTCCGGTTTGCCCTGAAGCGGTGGCAAAAAGTGAGAGgaacacgacacacacacacacacacacacaccaacattGCCAACGACCAGAAGAACAAGCGCGGTCGCTTCTGCTTTGGAGGATGCTTTTCGAAAGTGGCGAAGCAGCACCACACCGTTCGGGTTTGAAAAGAAAGTGGACAAcattgcgcgcgcgcgcactaaAGAAGGTTCCCCCCGACTACCTCTTCTACTCTCCTTCTATAATCTGCGACCCAAGAGCCATCCCTTTCTCGCCCTTCCCACAGCAAAACCGGTGGCGTTTGCTGCGGATCTGCTGCGCCAAGCGGCCTCAACTGCCAAGAAAGCGCACACAGAAGGGTTGAGAGGAGGGAAGCAGGGGGTGTGGGAGACCCGAAAGTAAAGCACATTTATTGCAGGGAATTTGGTCTTCAGACCGCTGACCTAGACGAGGCATTGAGAAAAAGTATCCACATCTTGCCCCCTCAGAAAGAATGATAAGagatttgaacccatgaccgGAAGTGTATCAGCACCGTGCGCTTCCCACTACGCTACAAATGGGCACCAATTAGCTAGAAGTTAAAATGGCACCATGTTCAACGCGTTTGGAATTAGAATTTTGGAGAGAGCATTGTCCTTCAGACAATCTGGGTGAGGTATTGAAGCTGATGTGCCAGTTTGTTCCTCTCATTGAAATTCGTAGCTATATTATTCTTCAACACATATTGTACCCAATTCAGAGAACAATCAAATCACGTTCGAAGCAGCTCTACCATCTTTCTCAAATCTCAGAATCTTTTCGAGCCGATTTCGTGGAACTTGTTCTGAATGTTGTTGAttgagtgggtgtgtgtgtgtgtgtatgtgtgtttttttaatctatTTTTCACGCTCGCTCGAATATTTCTCCTAGCTACAATGAACCAATCTTTGCATATACCCTGTAATGAACAACGCTGCCAGAATAATAAGAAAACAACCAGAAAGATCCATAAAAGCACTCGCGGTTAGTACCTTACTTGTAGCGGGCAGGCACCAAGTTGGTTGCGGGATTGATAACAAGCAGGAGGGCAAGCCGGGAATGGAAGTTACTCTGTTGTTACAGTTGGGTAGTCCCTCTGCCCACAGCGATTGCGATTAAGCGATGAATTCAGGTGAATAAAAAGGGTAGATAAGATGAGGGTGGTTCGTGTagatggtgatggtgtgagCGTTTGTTAagaacatcaaacaaaatgggggggaggggcggGAGATTTTTTACTCTCCCTAAAATGGTATGCACTTATATGCACGCCACCTACCTGCAGTATTCCTATCAGTAACGTGGAGTAAAATAATCTCGTCAGCCGCATGCTCAATCTTTGTCTGTGGTGCCGCTGTAAGGAGAAGAGAATGCAGAAAGGTTAGAATTGGCAATGCTCGGGAAGGTCGGGGCACTGGGTCTTGTTAGTTTATTTTCCTtgcaaacaaagaaacaaccaaacacagtcgctgttgtttgtttatcgCTAGAGAGTCTTTCGTTACGCACAATGGGGGAATATGATTAAATATTTGAACGCAAGTAGTTTGTGTGCGAGAAGCAAATTAACCGTCCTCGTGCGTAAGTTTAGCAAGCAAGCGAgcaatttgtttgtgttttttttttctttcgtagcTGGCCATAAACTTGCCCCTTCGTtatttgtctgtttgtgtcaagcgtgtatgtttgtgtgtgtgtgtttttttaaccaaaaatTTAGCACAAGCTCCAATCATTAAGAACAGCCGAAAGCAACGCGCCTTAGAGGAGAAGCATCAGCATCGACCTCCAATGGAAAAGATTTTGCGCTCGCACTGCAACAGCAACGGCGCACACTTGTGTAAACGGGGCATCGTCGGCGAAACGGTGCGTCTGCCGTCTTGTCGTCTCGCAAGTGTTTCGCTCTCCCGCTTGTACTGTCAGACAGAATAGCTAAAAACAGACCTGTCAGACGAATTGCAGTATCCACACGCCTCACACCGTCTTCCACCGACTTCCAGGCGCTTTCCAGTCGTCTTAAGACTGCTGGCTAGACATTCGCTAGTGCGCTACAAACCTCGGCGGCTACGGTAATTTGTCTGTGGGCTTGGTGAGCGAAGGAGCCGAACAATGCAATGTAATGTAACGATTCTCCATGGCGGGAATGACGTTTCTGCATACAATCCGCTCGAAGCTACTGGACGCACTCCGCCCGGGACTAAACAAATCATGacgattttaattttatgacTCCCTTTATTTACCATTTCAATGACACATTGTTTGCAACGGGCAAACAACGGCCTGCTACTTTCGATCGATATTTGCCGGTCCGGTACGGGGCAAACACCATCGACAGCATCCCGAGCGCTTTTGCCGGGAGGCAAGAGTCATCGCATCGTCATCGAGCTGCTGGGCTGCACGCTAATCGGGAGCTAATCGATTATTCATGGTAccgttgcgtttttttttttgtttctggcGGGTGAAgcgcggtgctgctgcttgttgtttgCCCGCCCAATTGGAGGGAAATGAATTTACATAAATGGAAAGAGCGGGTTCCCAatatctctctctatttctctctctctctctctctctatctttcgctctctctctctctctttctctccctctctctctctctctgccgtTTTATGGCAGGATGGGTTGCACTCATAGATACACTGCTACCTGCAGTGGAGTGAGCATCAGTTCATCTGCATCGGACTGCAGGCTATTCGCTCGTATTTATGGCGATCAGTAAAAAGATGCAGATCAGTAAAGACAATAAGGATGCAACAGTTAACATTGACACTGGCCATGTATTTATC from Anopheles coluzzii chromosome X, AcolN3, whole genome shotgun sequence includes:
- the LOC125907769 gene encoding autotransporter adhesin BpaC-like isoform X44, with amino-acid sequence MDRYLLSCLLLVCMVLAYPSEIAAQRSRVCFAQSGDYTTATSIGFCSHAVYIALNPTSKAFVGILNPANDADDLLGGIRKFANLKKTYPYVDLYMGVLGSISAGNILWLNQQASRKTFIDLLITKMASYPEMSGVYLDFDGLTNLYQNWYALFVAELNTALTAKNLKLITALPWDASASGDIYYSSTLSTLPFNVIKTHEEMYSAVATTTTRPISPLFSLAAPFNDETKTIYNNVFRWVLKGFLTTQLVVSLPMYSLKFTTSGGSQFGSAMTAVTKDTYCNALLFGSKNTLGAPQAGEGFAYSTSTFYTYNTPASLVDKLQFVIATNMGGVGVYSLDQAGSQNAEMLRQVTSVLAPTPPASVSYPPVGDAMCGVPVTFPAPLTTTTVATTTAAVTTTAAATTTAAATTTAAATTTAAATTTAAATTTAAATTTAAATTTAAAASTTAAAGSTTAAGGSTTAAGGSTTATGGSTTAAGGSTTVAGGSTTAAGGSTTAAGGSTTAAGGSTTAAGGSTTAAGGSTTAAGGSTTVAGGSTTVAGGSTTAAGGSTTAAGGSTTAAGGSTTAAGGSTTAAGGSTTAAGGSTTTAGGSTTAAGGSTTAAGGSTTAAGGSTTAAGGSTTAAGGSTTAAGGSTTAAGGSTTAAGGSTTAAGGSTTAAGGSTTAAGGSTTAAGGSTTAAGGSTTAAGGSTTAAGGSTTAAGGSTTAAGGSTTAAGGSTTAAGGSTTAAGGSTTPSNSASSTTPSTGASSTTPSTAGTTIAASPATCNITVKEDYGTLVAEYCTNLKAIASYMQGATCGVVA
- the LOC125907769 gene encoding autotransporter adhesin BpaC-like isoform X40 — protein: MDRYLLSCLLLVCMVLAYPSEIAAQRSRVCFAQSGDYTTATSIGFCSHAVYIALNPTSKAFVGILNPANDADDLLGGIRKFANLKKTYPYVDLYMGVLGSISAGNILWLNQQASRKTFIDLLITKMASYPEMSGVYLDFDGLTNLYQNWYALFVAELNTALTAKNLKLITALPWDASASGDIYYSSTLSTLPFNVIKTHEEMYSAVATTTTRPISPLFSLAAPFNDETKTIYNNVFRWVLKGFLTTQLVVSLPMYSLKFTTSGGSQFGSAMTAVTKDTYCNALLFGSKNTLGAPQAGEGFAYSTSTFYTYNTPASLVDKLQFVIATNMGGVGVYSLDQAGSQNAEMLRQVTSVLAPTPPASVSYPPVGDAMCGVPVTFPAPLTTTTVATTTAAVTTTAAATTTAAATTTAAATTTAAATTTAAATTTAAATTTAAATTTAAAASTTAAAGSTTAAGGSTTAAGGSTTATGGSTTAAGGSTTVAGGSTTAAGGSTTAAGGSTTAAGGSTTAAGGSTTAAGGSTTAAGGSTTVAGGSTTVAGGSTTAAGGSTTAAGGSTTAAGGSTTAAGGSTTAAGGSTTAAGGSTTAAGGSTTAAGGSTTAAGGSTTTAGGSTTAAGGSTTAAGGSTTAAGGSTTAAGGSTTAAGGSTTAAGGSTTAAGGSTTAAGGSTTAAGGSTTAAGGSTTAAGGSTTAAGGSTTAAGGSTTAAGGSTTAAGGSTTAAGGSTTAAGGSTTAAGGSTTAAGGSTTAAGGSTTPSNSASSTTPSTGASSTTPSTAGTTIAASPATCNITVKEDYGTLVAEYCTNLKAIASYMQGATCGVVA
- the LOC125907769 gene encoding autotransporter adhesin BpaC-like isoform X23, which produces MDRYLLSCLLLVCMVLAYPSEIAAQRSRVCFAQSGDYTTATSIGFCSHAVYIALNPTSKAFVGILNPANDADDLLGGIRKFANLKKTYPYVDLYMGVLGSISAGNILWLNQQASRKTFIDLLITKMASYPEMSGVYLDFDGLTNLYQNWYALFVAELNTALTAKNLKLITALPWDASASGDIYYSSTLSTLPFNVIKTHEEMYSAVATTTTRPISPLFSLAAPFNDETKTIYNNVFRWVLKGFLTTQLVVSLPMYSLKFTTSGGSQFGSAMTAVTKDTYCNALLFGSKNTLGAPQAGEGFAYSTSTFYTYNTPASLVDKLQFVIATNMGGVGVYSLDQAGSQNAEMLRQVTSVLAPTPPASVSYPPVGDAMCGVPVTFPAPLTTTTVATTTAAVTTTAAATTTAAATTTAAATTTAAATTTAAATTTAAATTTAAATTTAAAASTTAAAGSTTAAGGSTTAAGGSTTATGGSTTAAGGSTTVAGGSTTAAGGSTTAAGGSTTAAGGSTTAAGGSTTAAGGSTTAAGGSTTVAGGSTTVAGGSTTAAGGSTTAAGGSTIAAGGSTTAAGGSTTAAGGSTTAAGGSTTAAGGSTTAAGGSTTAAGGSTTAAGGSTTAAGGSTTAAGGSTTAAGGSTTAAGGSTTAAGGSTTTAGGSTTAAGGSTTAAGGSTTAAGGSTTAAGGSTTAAGGSTTAAGGSTTAAGGSTTAAGGSTTAAGGSTTAAGGSTTAAGGSTTAAGGSTTAAGGSTTAAGGSTTAAGGSTTAAGGSTTAAGGSTTAAGGSTTAAGGSTTAAGGSTTPSNSASSTTPSTGASSTTPSTAGTTIAASPATCNITVKEDYGTLVAEYCTNLKAIASYMQGATCGVVA
- the LOC125907769 gene encoding autotransporter adhesin BpaC-like isoform X27; its protein translation is MDRYLLSCLLLVCMVLAYPSEIAAQRSRVCFAQSGDYTTATSIGFCSHAVYIALNPTSKAFVGILNPANDADDLLGGIRKFANLKKTYPYVDLYMGVLGSISAGNILWLNQQASRKTFIDLLITKMASYPEMSGVYLDFDGLTNLYQNWYALFVAELNTALTAKNLKLITALPWDASASGDIYYSSTLSTLPFNVIKTHEEMYSAVATTTTRPISPLFSLAAPFNDETKTIYNNVFRWVLKGFLTTQLVVSLPMYSLKFTTSGGSQFGSAMTAVTKDTYCNALLFGSKNTLGAPQAGEGFAYSTSTFYTYNTPASLVDKLQFVIATNMGGVGVYSLDQAGSQNAEMLRQVTSVLAPTPPASVSYPPVGDAMCGVPVTFPAPLTTTTVATTTAAVTTTAAATTTAAATTTAAATTTAAATTTAAATTTAAATTTAAATTTAAAASTTAAAGSTTAAGGSTTAAGGSTTATGGSTTAAGGSTTVAGGSTTAAGGSTTAAGGSTTAAGGSTTAAGGSTTAAGGSTTAAGGSTTVAGGSTTVAGGSTTAAGGSTTAAGGSTIAAGGSTTAAGGSTTAAGGSTTAAGGSTTAAGGSTTAAGGSTTAAGGSTTAAGGSTTAAGGSTTAAGGSTTAAGGSTTTAGGSTTAAGGSTTAAGGSTTAAGGSTTAAGGSTTAAGGSTTAAGGSTTAAGGSTTAAGGSTTAAGGSTTAAGGSTTAAGGSTTAAGGSTTAAGGSTTAAGGSTTAAGGSTTAAGGSTTAAGGSTTAAGGSTTAAGGSTTAAGGSTTPSNSASSTTPSTGASSTTPSTAGTTIAASPATCNITVKEDYGTLVAEYCTNLKAIASYMQGATCGVVA